The following are encoded in a window of Salmo trutta chromosome 9, fSalTru1.1, whole genome shotgun sequence genomic DNA:
- the LOC115199867 gene encoding RING finger and CHY zinc finger domain-containing protein 1, which produces MASLVGCEHYVRSCLLKAPCCGKAYVCRLCHDAEEDHQMDRFLVKEVQCSVCTTVQQAQQNCVECNVTFGEYYCDICHLFDKDKKQYHCQPCGICRIGPREKYFHCEKCNLCLAGDLRGNHKCVENVSRQNCPVCMEDIHTSRIGAQILPCGHLLHKTCFDDMVQTGAYRCPLCMHSAWNMEHNWEQMDKEITQSPMPTEYQDATVKIICNDCQTHCTVPFHVLGMKCSGCGSYNTAQNGGLIRQSQEPQPQEPEQQPQSPVPEP; this is translated from the exons aTGGCTTCTCTGGTTGGATGCGAACACTACGTGCGCAGCTGTTTGTTGAAA GCTCCGTGTTGTGGTAAAGCATATGTTTGTCGCCTGTGCCATGACGCTGAGGAGGACCATCAAATGGACCGCTTCCTGGTCAAAGAAGTGCAGTGCTCAGTCTGCACAACAGTACAACAG gCACAACAAAATTGCGTGGAGTGTAATGTGACCTTTGGGGAATATTACTGTGATATCTGTCATCTGTTTGATAAAGACAAGAAGCAGTATCACTGTCAGCCCTGTGGAATTTGCAG GATCGGACCAAGGGAGAAATACTTCCACTGTGAGAAGTGCAATCTCTGTTTAGCCGGAGATCTAAGAGGAAATCACAAG TGTGTTGAAAATGTTTCAAGACAGAACTGCCCAGTGTGTATGGAG GATATCCACACATCCAGAATAGGAGCCCAAATTCTTCCATGTGGCCATCTTCTACACAA AACATGCTTTGATGACATGGTCCAAACTGG TGCGTATCGATGCCCACTCTGTATGCACTCTGCTTGGAATATGGAGCACAACTGGGAGCAGATGGACAAGGAGATCACTCAGTCACCCATGCCCACTGAATACCAGGATGCAACTGTGAAG ATCATATGTAATGACTGCCAAACCCACTGTACGGTGCCTTTCCATGTTCTGGGAATGAAGTGCAGTGGCTGTGGGTCCTACAACACAGCACAGAATGGGGGGCTGATACGGCAGTCCCAGGAACCACAGCCCCAGGAGCCAGAGCAGCAGCCCCAGTCTCCAGTGCCAGAACCATAG